DNA from Rubripirellula lacrimiformis:
CGCAAAAAGAACCATCCGTATTGCTTAGCCATTTTCACGAGTGCGTGGGCAGCGTCCGGTGTCCAGTCGTGAACGTCGATCAGCTTAGCCTCAATCAACTCCCAATTTGGATTTTGAGAGTCTGAAATCAAAGCCGAGTATTCATCAACGAGGTTCGTTAAACGAGAAGGTGCCGAGCCAGGCACGTCGTTCGGGTTGAATTCTTGCCCGCTTGGCTCCATGTTGGTCATCCTTAAATCTTCAATGCTGCTTCAGCAACTAGCAGTGACATTGGCGAGTTCACGAATCCGTCGCGACCACGATTCCAGGTCGTTTGTGATTTCTTCCATGATTCGACACACCGGACCGATCGGTTCGTTGATCCCTTGTTCCCAATCGCGAACCGCCCCCACGGAAACGCCAAGAAATTCAGCGAACACGGCCTGGCTCACTTGCAACGACTCTCTAACTGCTTTGACTTGCTCGCCGCTAAAGGTTGCTGGGCTTAAACTCAACTTCACTTTGCGAACAGTTAAGAACGTCGATAGATCATCGACGCTATCGACCGTTTCGAGTTTCTTGGCGAAGCGTTCGAGACGCTCCACCAGTTCGCTGCCGACTGTCTTTTCAGTTTTCTTGTTCATGTTCAACCTCGGGGTTTTTCACCGTGAGTTTTCCTCCAACCACTGGTCCGTGATCACAAGGTACTTCTTGATTCCAGCCTTTTCGCTCGCGGACAAATTGTCTTTTCGATTCTTCGGGTACGCCATCAACATCAAGACGATGTGGTACGCGGCGAAGTACGCGTAACACACGCGAACGCCGCCGCTCTTCCCCTGGTCGCTGCCTGCGATTGCGAATCGGACCTTTCGCAATCCACCCGTTCCCGCGATGATCGGCGGCCCTTCCGGATCACTCATGATGAGCATTTCAAGCGTCCACAGGCTCGACTCATCGTTGTCACTCGAGCAGATCGACTTCCAATCATCTTGGAACTCGTCGAGGTACACGAAATAGAAAAGTTCGTCGCCATCCACCTACCAAGTGTACGGCCAGGCCGCACAGAAAGCAAGATTAGTTTCGGATCGAACCGTGGATCCCCACAAGCAAGGCATCAGATTTTCTGTGTTCTACGCTTCTGGACGGGCTTTCGCGGTCGGGTTGAGCGGCACTTTGATTCTAATGGCAACGAGGGGATCCCAAACTGGATTTACGAGAACAAGAGACTTCCGCTAGACCTTGGAATAGTAGCGATGTCCGCGAAGACAAAAATGCATCGCAAAATCAGTGAATTGCGTGCGATCGCTGAGTTTAGTCCGGTGTTGAACTACAGCGGCACAGCATGATCGGGCTTGCGCGATTTACAGAAGGCTGCCAAACTTCGTGTTTCAGCCGGAGCATTTTTCCAGCTCGTGACCAAACGTGTCACGGCAGTGCCAGAAACTCGCACTTTCCCTTTTCGGGCAAAGTCACAAGCATGGAACCACCAAGTGAAGCAAACTGAGCGCATTGTCAAACCGCTGAAATGGCACGGGGGAAAGCACTATCTGGCGAAGCAGATAATCGAATTGATGCCGCAGCATCTCCACTACGTTGAACCGTTTTTCGGTGGTGGTTCTGTACTATTCGAGAAATCTGCTGATGGGATTTCCGAAGTAGTCAACGATGTGCATAAAGAGTTGACGAACTTCTGGCGTGTCCTCCAAGACGAGAAGGACTTTGCAAAGTTCACTAGGATCGTCGAAGCAGTGCCGTTCTCACAGGTGGAGTGGGAAGACGCTCACGAAACGGCTCGATCCTCGCTGAAAAGAGCTGTGAATTTCTTTGTTCGGTGTCGTCAATCGCGAGCGGGGAAATTTGACTCTTTCGCCACGCTGAGTCGCAATCGAACCCGCCGAAACATGAATGAGCAGGCGTCCTCGTGGCTGACTGCTGTCGAATCACTACCAGCAGTTGCAAGTCGCCTAAAGCGAGTTGTAATCATGTGCGATGAGGCGACAAAAGTCATTCGTTCTCAAGATGGAAAGAACACTCTGTTCTACCTCGATCCGCCGTACGTGCATGAAAGCCGGGTCACCACTTCAGACTACGACTTTGAAATGTCAACCGACCAACATGTGGAGCTTCTAGACACGATTGAGAGCTGTAGCGGAAGCGTTGTATTGTCTGGGTACCCGAATGATCTCTATGATTGCCGTTTGAAAAACTGGCGAACCGTAGACATTATCATCGACAACAAAGCATCGAGTGCCAAACAGAAGCCGCGGAAGACGGAACGCATCTGGATGAATTACTGAGAGAACCTATGACAACAAGCTTAAAAGATGCGGTAGAGAAATCGTTTTTAACCGTCCATGAGGGACGAAGTACAGACGATGTAGTCATTGAGCCCGTTTTGAACAAGGCGTTTCTTTCAGAATGCCAAAAGCTTGCACCCAATGCCTCAGACTTCGATGCAAACTGGCAACTGCTGAACCTTCGCAAAGCTTCATCGCTAGGAAAAGTAACCACCGATGTGCATCGTTTCTCTCACGGTGACTATCAGCATGCGTCACAAATCGCCGCTCGGCAGCTTGAGGACCGCTTTCAACTGACCGTGGACCGAATCTTATGTGATCCGGCGAAACGTGATGAGTTTGATGCTATCGCGAGCTCAGTAGCCGCAGACGTTCCGGTCTATCAGCTTCGGAAAGCAGCTCTCGGACTGAGGAAAGCTCGAAAGCTTCGACCCGAGCTAATCAAACGGATCGCCGACTGGGGTGTTGAGATACTTTCGTTCGAGGCGAAGCAGCTTACCGAGGACGGGGATTTAATACCGCGCAAGCCTGGAATCTACCTCTTTAGAGACAAAAGTGGCTATCTATACATCGGTGAAGCGAGTTCACTACGTTCTCGAGTTTCCAAACACTTGGATCACTCTGATCGCAAAGCTCTCGCTCGCCATTTCTGGGACACGGGCATTACCGAAGTCGTAGTAGAGCTTCATGCATTTGATGCACATTCCGACGCTCGGAAGACTGGACCGCGAAGAGCATATGAATCGGAGCTCATCGAAAAGCGGAACCCACGCTTCAATATTCGGCCTTGATTTTTCGTGAACAAAAGTGGCACGCACGTCCGAAACAATCTTGGATTGCCGCAGAATTTTTGCCGGGTGCTCCACGAAGCACGACGATGCACCGAGAGGAGCCGAGTGGCAAGCGGAACGATGGAGGTTGATTTCTCTTCAGTCCCGTTGCTGGACGGAGACGATCCTGTCAGTAGCATCCTGCTTGTCCTGACGACTGCGGTGCCGCGATTCCCTGCGTATCACGGCACGCCCCTTCCTTCGATCCCCTCAGAATCTCGGTGGCACGCGAATCGATTGAAGCACAGATGAGTGCACCGGGATCGGTAGCAGCTGTTGCGGCAGGATTGGGCGGCAAATTCGATGGACCCGATTTGCGCCAATCGCTGGCAAGCCGACGGCAGCGGTGTGCGGAGCGAGAAGTTGCCGAGGGGGGGCGGAGAATTTGTGACACCTCGGATTGGTGTCACTTTGGCATCAACGC
Protein-coding regions in this window:
- a CDS encoding helix-turn-helix domain-containing protein; amino-acid sequence: MNKKTEKTVGSELVERLERFAKKLETVDSVDDLSTFLTVRKVKLSLSPATFSGEQVKAVRESLQVSQAVFAEFLGVSVGAVRDWEQGINEPIGPVCRIMEEITNDLESWSRRIRELANVTASC
- a CDS encoding type II toxin-antitoxin system RelE/ParE family toxin codes for the protein MSDPEGPPIIAGTGGLRKVRFAIAGSDQGKSGGVRVCYAYFAAYHIVLMLMAYPKNRKDNLSASEKAGIKKYLVITDQWLEENSR
- a CDS encoding DNA adenine methylase encodes the protein MRDLQKAAKLRVSAGAFFQLVTKRVTAVPETRTFPFRAKSQAWNHQVKQTERIVKPLKWHGGKHYLAKQIIELMPQHLHYVEPFFGGGSVLFEKSADGISEVVNDVHKELTNFWRVLQDEKDFAKFTRIVEAVPFSQVEWEDAHETARSSLKRAVNFFVRCRQSRAGKFDSFATLSRNRTRRNMNEQASSWLTAVESLPAVASRLKRVVIMCDEATKVIRSQDGKNTLFYLDPPYVHESRVTTSDYDFEMSTDQHVELLDTIESCSGSVVLSGYPNDLYDCRLKNWRTVDIIIDNKASSAKQKPRKTERIWMNY
- a CDS encoding GIY-YIG nuclease family protein, whose amino-acid sequence is MTTSLKDAVEKSFLTVHEGRSTDDVVIEPVLNKAFLSECQKLAPNASDFDANWQLLNLRKASSLGKVTTDVHRFSHGDYQHASQIAARQLEDRFQLTVDRILCDPAKRDEFDAIASSVAADVPVYQLRKAALGLRKARKLRPELIKRIADWGVEILSFEAKQLTEDGDLIPRKPGIYLFRDKSGYLYIGEASSLRSRVSKHLDHSDRKALARHFWDTGITEVVVELHAFDAHSDARKTGPRRAYESELIEKRNPRFNIRP